In one Corallococcus sp. EGB genomic region, the following are encoded:
- a CDS encoding CpaF family protein yields MTMYTESLRAFLKPVLAYLDDESVSEIMINGPTDVWIERKGRLIKTDATFSDEGLLGAARNMAQFVGRPLSEERPRLDARLPDGSRIHVVIPPIARNGTTISIRKFFKDKLTIDSLLKFKSLTKPMARLIEAGIATKLNMLVAGGTGSGKTTLLNIVSSLIPDEERILTIEDSAELQLNQSHIVAFESRPADKFGKGEINMGDLLHSALRLRPDRIVVGEVRGGEAFHLMQAMNTGHGGSLATTHANTPTDTLRRIESLCLMSSVELPMVAVRAQVASAINFVICCERLHDGSRKTIALSEVLPLTEKGEYRTQDIFVFTPVAKDEHGNILGYHAPTGIIPNFIQKARAYGFDDLDDAFFDPATYGVPPPPSFHVGEAYTLRWAPSLKHREQGLPDPAHFKEDWARFEQVLRNAAPDGPVSGPKPAAPAPKPAAAPPPAPPPAKAAPALRPATPPRPPPSEDDDKTPPPTRNPFAEQEDTRASPASEPLVQVSEDLLAEAPPARNTPPPRRPPPAPARPGAPAANTLRAGAVPTRRPPPPPSDDEDEDDDRPRTELNTSEKTQIRPPPERPRR; encoded by the coding sequence ATGACGATGTACACCGAGTCACTCCGCGCCTTCCTCAAGCCCGTCCTCGCCTACCTGGATGACGAGTCGGTGTCGGAAATCATGATCAACGGCCCCACTGACGTGTGGATCGAACGCAAGGGCCGGCTGATCAAGACGGATGCCACCTTCTCCGATGAAGGCCTGCTCGGCGCCGCGCGCAACATGGCCCAGTTCGTGGGCCGCCCCCTTTCGGAAGAGCGCCCCCGCCTGGACGCGCGCCTGCCCGACGGCAGCCGCATCCACGTGGTGATTCCGCCCATCGCGCGCAACGGCACCACCATCTCCATCCGCAAGTTCTTCAAGGACAAGCTGACCATCGACTCGCTGTTGAAGTTCAAGTCGCTGACCAAGCCCATGGCGCGCCTCATCGAGGCCGGCATCGCCACCAAGCTCAACATGCTGGTGGCCGGCGGCACGGGCTCCGGCAAGACGACGCTGCTCAACATCGTCTCGTCCCTCATCCCGGACGAGGAGCGCATCCTCACCATCGAGGACTCCGCCGAGCTCCAGCTCAACCAGTCCCACATCGTGGCCTTCGAATCCCGCCCCGCCGACAAGTTCGGCAAGGGTGAGATCAACATGGGAGACCTGCTGCACTCCGCGCTGCGTCTGCGTCCGGACCGCATCGTGGTGGGCGAGGTGCGCGGCGGCGAGGCCTTCCACCTCATGCAGGCCATGAACACCGGCCACGGCGGCTCGCTGGCCACCACGCACGCGAACACGCCCACGGACACGCTGCGCCGCATCGAGTCCCTGTGCCTCATGTCGTCCGTGGAGCTGCCCATGGTCGCCGTGCGCGCCCAGGTGGCCAGCGCCATCAACTTCGTCATCTGCTGCGAGCGCCTCCACGACGGCAGCCGCAAGACCATTGCCCTGTCGGAGGTGCTGCCCCTCACGGAGAAGGGCGAGTACCGCACGCAGGACATCTTCGTCTTCACGCCCGTCGCCAAGGACGAGCACGGCAACATCCTGGGCTACCACGCGCCCACGGGCATCATCCCCAACTTCATCCAGAAGGCGCGCGCGTACGGCTTCGACGACCTGGACGACGCCTTCTTCGACCCGGCCACCTACGGCGTGCCGCCCCCGCCCAGCTTCCACGTGGGCGAGGCGTACACCCTGCGCTGGGCTCCCTCGCTGAAGCACCGCGAGCAGGGGCTGCCGGATCCGGCGCACTTCAAGGAGGACTGGGCCCGCTTCGAGCAGGTGCTCCGCAACGCGGCCCCGGACGGCCCGGTCTCCGGCCCCAAGCCCGCGGCGCCCGCGCCCAAGCCCGCCGCCGCGCCGCCTCCGGCCCCGCCGCCCGCGAAGGCCGCTCCGGCGCTGCGCCCCGCGACGCCCCCCCGGCCGCCGCCTTCCGAGGACGACGACAAGACGCCGCCCCCCACGCGCAACCCGTTCGCGGAGCAGGAGGACACCCGGGCATCACCGGCCTCCGAACCGCTGGTTCAGGTGTCCGAGGACCTGCTCGCGGAGGCCCCGCCCGCGCGCAACACCCCGCCTCCGCGCCGTCCGCCGCCTGCTCCCGCGCGTCCGGGCGCGCCCGCGGCCAACACGCTGCGCGCGGGTGCGGTGCCCACGCGCCGTCCGCCTCCACCGCCCTCGGACGATGAGGACGAGGACGACGACCGGCCGAGGACGGAGCTGAACACGTCGGAGAAGACGCAGATCCGCCCGCCGCCGGAGCGTCCGCGCCGGTAG
- a CDS encoding uracil-DNA glycosylase, translated as MSLADGLPEDWKQVLHDAIHAPSFKELETFVRKERQEHTVFPSEEDLFSAFRLTPYADVRVLLLGQDPYHGPGQAHGLAFSVQPGVPPPPSLVNMFKELQSDVGVPKPRDGSLIPWAKQGVLLLNTVLTVRQASPNSHAKHGWEAFTDAVIRAVSAKEDPVVFLLWGTPAKKKKALIDSKRHIVLEGVHPSPLSASKGFFGSKPFSTTNAELKKHGQHPIDWELPS; from the coding sequence ATGAGCCTGGCGGATGGGTTGCCCGAGGACTGGAAGCAGGTGCTGCATGACGCCATCCACGCGCCGTCGTTCAAGGAGCTGGAGACGTTCGTGCGCAAGGAGCGCCAGGAACACACCGTGTTCCCGTCGGAAGAAGACCTGTTCTCCGCCTTCCGCCTCACCCCGTACGCGGACGTGCGCGTGCTGCTGTTGGGGCAGGACCCCTACCACGGCCCGGGCCAGGCCCATGGCCTCGCCTTCTCCGTCCAGCCCGGCGTGCCGCCGCCGCCCTCGCTCGTGAACATGTTCAAGGAACTCCAGAGCGACGTGGGTGTGCCCAAGCCTCGCGACGGGTCGCTCATCCCGTGGGCGAAGCAGGGCGTGCTCCTGCTCAACACCGTGCTCACCGTGCGCCAGGCCTCCCCCAACAGCCACGCGAAGCACGGCTGGGAAGCCTTCACCGACGCCGTCATCCGCGCCGTCAGCGCCAAGGAGGACCCCGTCGTCTTCCTGCTCTGGGGCACGCCCGCGAAGAAGAAGAAGGCCCTCATCGACTCGAAGCGCCACATCGTCCTGGAGGGCGTGCACCCCTCGCCGCTGTCCGCCAGCAAGGGGTTCTTCGGCAGCAAGCCCTTCAGCACCACCAACGCCGAGTTGAAGAAGCACGGCCAGCACCCCATCGACTGGGAGCTGCCCTCGTAG
- a CDS encoding TPM domain-containing protein translates to MAITLLEDAARPQAAEAVAAIESQTSAEVVVAVRRASSPYAHIDARLGAAVAFVMLLILLFIPQEVHLFAFPPIVLLSYAAGVMGGRLLPSLRRALTPRKLQEDSVRTAARAAFTELGVSHTSRRTGILVFVSLFERRVEVLTDYGVDTSLMGAEWQDALTQVSAALTASTASEPFFQALRRFQAPLARVLPRLEDDVNELPDMPGAVA, encoded by the coding sequence ATGGCCATCACCCTCCTCGAAGACGCCGCTCGCCCCCAGGCCGCTGAAGCCGTCGCGGCCATTGAGTCCCAGACCTCCGCCGAGGTCGTGGTGGCCGTGCGCCGGGCCTCCAGCCCCTACGCCCATATCGACGCAAGGCTGGGCGCGGCCGTCGCCTTCGTCATGCTGCTGATCCTCCTGTTCATCCCGCAGGAGGTCCACCTCTTCGCCTTCCCGCCCATCGTGCTCCTGTCCTATGCGGCAGGCGTGATGGGAGGCCGCCTGCTGCCGTCGCTGCGCCGCGCGCTCACGCCGCGCAAGCTCCAGGAGGACTCCGTGCGCACCGCGGCGCGGGCGGCGTTCACGGAGCTGGGCGTGTCACATACGTCGCGCCGCACCGGCATCCTGGTGTTCGTCTCCCTCTTCGAGCGCCGCGTGGAGGTCCTCACCGACTACGGCGTGGACACCTCGCTCATGGGCGCGGAGTGGCAGGACGCGCTCACGCAAGTGTCCGCCGCGCTGACGGCGTCCACCGCGTCCGAGCCCTTCTTCCAGGCCCTGCGCCGCTTCCAGGCGCCGCTGGCGCGCGTACTGCCCCGCCTGGAGGATGACGTGAACGAGCTGCCGGACATGCCCGGAGCCGTGGCGTGA
- a CDS encoding TIM44-like domain-containing protein: protein MRGSRSVLLFVALLVGLGFASLPDSEARPGGGNSYRGSSSSRSSSSSRSSSSSRSSSSSFGSSSSRSSYSSSPRYYGSSGSSSSDGGGTFGSICMLIVVLGVVAIVFVNLRAALGREDWSTAEPHAPPPPPRRQGSLRTKLAGLARVGPKGSDGSTQPLDPEFSIVLFEDFVYSLFARVHEARGGGRLDTLGGWLSDGAIASLHELGTPDAVKAVVVGAVTYEDVRGVGPSSRRVSVVLRFEANYTEVSRGSEQSWYVAEEWQLERDASAKSRPPEDARAFKCPNCGAPLENVHGHKCSYCDTVVNTGEFDWVVTRVASQERERRGPQLTGTTQEEGTELPTVKDPRAQERLNALQHDDPHATPLALRKRLEFIFHEMQTAWAAREWKGMRPFLSDNLFQTQLYWINAYRQAGLRNITENAHITHMVLARVTRDAYYDAVTLRVFASSLDYTVRDADGEVVGGSRHRERAYSEYWTLIRGRGVQGRPSTEKKCPSCGAPLSINMAGHCTHCQARVTSGEFDWVLSRIEQDESYQG, encoded by the coding sequence GTGAGGGGCTCGCGCTCCGTCCTCCTCTTCGTCGCGCTGCTCGTCGGGCTGGGCTTCGCCTCGCTCCCCGACTCCGAGGCGCGCCCCGGCGGCGGCAACAGCTACCGCGGTTCATCAAGCAGCCGCAGCTCGTCGAGCAGCCGCAGCTCGTCGAGCAGCCGCAGCTCGTCGTCCTCCTTCGGCTCCAGCAGCAGCCGGTCCTCGTACAGCTCCAGTCCCCGCTATTACGGCTCCAGCGGCTCGTCGTCCTCGGACGGAGGAGGCACGTTCGGGAGCATCTGCATGCTCATCGTCGTCCTGGGCGTGGTGGCGATCGTGTTCGTCAACCTGAGGGCCGCCTTGGGACGAGAGGACTGGAGCACTGCCGAGCCCCACGCACCGCCACCGCCGCCCCGGCGTCAGGGCTCGTTGCGAACGAAGCTCGCGGGGCTGGCCCGCGTGGGGCCCAAGGGCTCGGACGGGTCGACGCAGCCGTTGGATCCAGAGTTCTCCATCGTCCTCTTCGAGGACTTCGTCTACTCCCTCTTCGCCCGCGTGCACGAGGCGCGCGGCGGCGGCCGCCTGGACACGCTGGGCGGCTGGCTGTCCGACGGCGCCATCGCGTCGCTCCATGAGCTGGGCACGCCGGACGCGGTGAAGGCCGTGGTGGTGGGCGCCGTGACGTACGAGGACGTGAGGGGCGTGGGCCCGAGCAGCCGCCGCGTCAGCGTGGTCCTGCGCTTCGAGGCCAACTACACGGAGGTCTCCCGCGGCTCCGAACAGAGCTGGTACGTCGCGGAGGAGTGGCAGCTGGAGCGCGACGCGTCCGCGAAGTCCCGGCCACCCGAGGACGCTCGCGCGTTCAAGTGCCCCAACTGCGGCGCGCCGCTGGAGAACGTGCACGGCCACAAGTGCTCGTACTGCGACACGGTGGTGAACACCGGCGAGTTCGACTGGGTGGTGACGCGCGTGGCCTCGCAGGAGCGCGAGCGGCGCGGCCCGCAGCTCACCGGCACCACGCAGGAGGAGGGCACGGAGCTGCCCACCGTCAAGGACCCGCGCGCCCAGGAGCGGCTGAACGCGCTCCAGCACGACGACCCGCACGCGACGCCGCTGGCCCTGCGCAAGCGCCTGGAGTTCATCTTCCACGAGATGCAGACCGCGTGGGCCGCGCGCGAGTGGAAGGGCATGCGGCCCTTCCTCAGCGACAACCTCTTCCAGACGCAGCTGTACTGGATCAACGCCTACCGCCAGGCGGGCCTGCGCAACATCACGGAGAACGCGCACATCACCCACATGGTGCTCGCGCGCGTGACGCGGGATGCGTACTACGACGCCGTCACCCTGCGCGTGTTCGCGTCCAGCCTGGACTACACGGTGCGGGACGCGGACGGGGAGGTCGTGGGTGGCAGCCGCCACCGGGAGCGCGCCTACAGCGAATACTGGACGCTCATCCGCGGCCGGGGCGTGCAGGGCAGGCCCTCCACGGAGAAGAAGTGCCCGTCGTGCGGCGCACCGCTGTCCATCAACATGGCGGGCCACTGCACGCACTGCCAGGCACGGGTGACGTCCGGCGAGTTCGACTGGGTGCTCAGCCGCATCGAACAGGACGAGTCGTACCAGGGTTGA
- a CDS encoding acyl-CoA thioesterase II yields MTAPFLAATVVEPLESGHYRSRYEAAWYQGRGAYGGVVAGQVLRALEHHLNDASRPVRSLTVHFCSPAAEGVADLHTRIERAGKFVTHATARVESGGVVVAVATATFGAARGGAPGYMDFVMPKVPAPQTLAPIPDDIPMPDFCRFFEYRYCVGSAPYSGGPEAEVGGWLRPRVPTALDAPLCVGLMDAYPPSVLSRLEGFRAAASVDFSVQFFQTFPVAGIAPDAHYLRTGRSRQAAEGYTEETQLLWAQDGTLLAQCRQLVAVLG; encoded by the coding sequence ATGACCGCACCCTTCCTCGCCGCCACCGTCGTTGAACCGCTGGAATCCGGGCACTACCGCTCGCGCTACGAGGCGGCCTGGTATCAGGGCCGGGGTGCCTACGGTGGCGTGGTGGCGGGACAGGTGCTGCGCGCGCTGGAGCACCACCTCAATGACGCCAGCAGGCCGGTGCGCTCGCTCACCGTGCACTTCTGCTCGCCCGCGGCGGAGGGCGTGGCGGACCTGCACACGCGCATCGAGCGCGCCGGCAAGTTCGTCACCCATGCCACCGCGCGGGTGGAGAGCGGCGGTGTGGTGGTGGCCGTGGCCACGGCGACCTTCGGCGCCGCTCGCGGCGGAGCGCCCGGGTACATGGACTTCGTCATGCCCAAGGTGCCCGCGCCTCAGACGCTCGCGCCCATCCCCGACGACATTCCCATGCCGGACTTCTGCCGCTTCTTCGAGTACCGCTACTGCGTGGGCTCGGCGCCGTACTCGGGCGGGCCCGAGGCGGAGGTGGGCGGCTGGCTGCGGCCTCGCGTCCCCACCGCGCTGGACGCGCCGCTGTGCGTGGGCTTGATGGACGCGTATCCGCCGTCCGTGCTGTCGCGGCTGGAGGGCTTCCGCGCGGCGGCGTCCGTGGACTTCAGCGTGCAGTTCTTCCAGACGTTCCCGGTGGCGGGCATCGCGCCGGACGCGCACTACCTGCGCACCGGCCGCTCACGTCAGGCCGCGGAGGGCTACACGGAGGAGACCCAGCTCCTCTGGGCGCAGGACGGCACGCTGCTCGCGCAGTGCCGGCAGCTCGTCGCCGTGCTCGGTTGA
- a CDS encoding response regulator, with the protein MPTVLVIDDDLFVLATVGDALRAAGYTVLTVQSPAEAFHLDLKNVAAILCDYNMPDMNGSDVLAAMRELQGCRAPFIFLTGHSELDDLLPVAIRYGAELLPKPVDPSELTRLLRKQIAA; encoded by the coding sequence ATGCCAACCGTGCTGGTCATCGACGATGACCTCTTCGTCCTCGCGACCGTGGGAGACGCCCTGCGGGCCGCGGGCTACACGGTGCTCACGGTGCAGTCTCCGGCGGAGGCGTTCCACCTGGACCTCAAGAACGTCGCCGCCATCCTGTGCGACTACAACATGCCGGACATGAACGGCTCCGACGTGCTCGCCGCCATGCGCGAGTTGCAGGGGTGCCGGGCGCCGTTCATCTTCCTCACCGGCCACTCGGAGCTGGATGACCTGCTGCCCGTGGCCATCCGCTACGGCGCGGAGCTGCTGCCCAAGCCGGTGGACCCGTCCGAGCTGACGCGGCTGTTGCGCAAGCAGATCGCCGCCTGA
- a CDS encoding Xaa-Pro peptidase family protein translates to MTRVRPVLLSALLLASLAHAAPAVPTAEGAWPRVRKERIQKLLPQAMARAGVDAWVVLCRENDNDPLASHVGGENAGGTAAFLFLRDGDTLRSTALSPEGEATALRDMGVVDEVVAFERGADVNALIAARLAKAKLTKVAINASERMSIADGLSATQRAKLEAALSPALRKKLVSSEDLVSEWLSVKTPEEVDIMRKAADLTAKLEEEAYRTVVPGKTRDSDVARFLKKRIAELGVGDGWQPDQNPNVNSGPTRGHSNATDRVIQPGDFIQTDFGIRVGGTWVTDIQRFAYVLAPGETQPPAEALAKWEKSKKGSRIALAAMKPGVRGYDVDKAQRDWMREAGSEPVMWGTGHPVGYWAHDAGPALSGAASGKPPAGSALRKLQPGQVFAFDGFFAWKDGSSPDALRILSVEEMAVVTDTGAEYLNPPQEQLILIPSPVTPAKH, encoded by the coding sequence ATGACGCGTGTCCGGCCCGTCCTCCTCTCCGCCCTGCTGCTTGCCTCCCTTGCCCATGCGGCGCCCGCCGTGCCCACCGCGGAAGGGGCGTGGCCGCGCGTGCGCAAGGAGCGCATCCAGAAGCTGCTGCCCCAGGCCATGGCGCGCGCGGGCGTGGACGCGTGGGTGGTGCTCTGCCGTGAGAACGACAACGACCCGCTCGCCAGCCACGTGGGCGGTGAGAACGCCGGCGGCACCGCCGCGTTCCTGTTCCTGCGCGACGGCGACACGCTGCGCTCCACCGCCCTCTCCCCCGAGGGCGAGGCCACCGCGCTCCGGGACATGGGCGTCGTGGACGAGGTGGTGGCCTTCGAGCGCGGCGCGGACGTGAACGCGCTCATCGCCGCGCGCCTGGCCAAGGCGAAGCTCACGAAGGTGGCCATCAACGCGTCGGAGCGGATGTCCATCGCGGATGGCCTGTCCGCCACGCAGCGCGCGAAGCTGGAGGCGGCGCTGTCCCCCGCGCTGCGCAAGAAGCTGGTGTCCTCCGAGGACCTCGTCTCCGAGTGGCTGTCCGTGAAGACGCCGGAGGAGGTGGACATCATGCGCAAGGCCGCGGACCTCACCGCGAAGCTGGAGGAGGAGGCGTACCGCACCGTGGTGCCCGGCAAGACGCGGGACTCGGACGTGGCGCGCTTCCTCAAGAAGCGCATCGCGGAGCTGGGCGTGGGTGACGGGTGGCAGCCGGACCAGAACCCCAACGTGAACAGCGGGCCCACGCGCGGGCACTCGAACGCCACCGACCGCGTCATCCAGCCGGGGGACTTCATCCAGACGGACTTCGGCATCCGCGTGGGCGGCACGTGGGTGACGGACATCCAGCGCTTCGCCTACGTGCTGGCGCCGGGCGAGACGCAGCCTCCCGCGGAGGCGCTGGCGAAGTGGGAGAAGTCGAAGAAGGGCAGCCGCATCGCGCTCGCGGCGATGAAGCCCGGCGTGCGCGGCTACGACGTGGACAAGGCCCAGCGCGACTGGATGCGCGAAGCGGGCTCCGAGCCCGTGATGTGGGGCACCGGCCATCCCGTGGGCTACTGGGCCCATGACGCCGGCCCTGCCCTGTCCGGCGCGGCGTCCGGCAAGCCTCCCGCGGGCTCCGCGCTGCGCAAGCTCCAGCCCGGTCAGGTGTTCGCCTTCGACGGCTTCTTCGCGTGGAAGGACGGCAGCAGCCCGGACGCGCTGCGCATCCTCTCCGTGGAGGAGATGGCCGTCGTCACCGACACCGGCGCCGAGTACCTCAACCCACCCCAGGAGCAGCTCATCCTCATCCCGTCTCCCGTCACGCCCGCGAAACACTGA
- a CDS encoding class I SAM-dependent methyltransferase, with amino-acid sequence MRVEETNAAAEYVPSNEDRELRRLMLQAQVYAPLTEGVLRGAGLKAGMRVLDVGCGVGAVSFLAAQMVGPTGEVVGVDREARVLACAKHRAEAQGLSHVRFQQSSLESLPVGAPFDAIVCRLVLMFQPDPVSFVRRMAEHLRPGGVMALHELELAAMGLMHPKLPLFTRIWNWMLPTCERVGIKVHMGLELVSTLRRAGLVVDDGVVGGRLGVTPDAEPTHALVETVRTLLPHMERLGVALAMEVDIDTLVARLTAELHSHGAVLVPSLMVGVWGHRPGPT; translated from the coding sequence ATGCGCGTCGAAGAAACCAATGCCGCCGCGGAGTACGTCCCGAGCAACGAGGACCGGGAGCTGCGACGGCTGATGCTCCAGGCCCAGGTGTACGCGCCGTTGACGGAAGGGGTGCTGCGCGGGGCCGGCCTCAAGGCCGGCATGCGCGTGCTGGACGTGGGCTGCGGCGTGGGTGCCGTGTCCTTCCTCGCCGCGCAGATGGTGGGCCCCACGGGCGAGGTGGTGGGCGTCGACCGCGAGGCCCGTGTCCTCGCCTGCGCGAAGCACCGCGCCGAAGCGCAGGGCCTGTCCCATGTGCGCTTCCAGCAGAGCAGCCTGGAGTCCCTGCCCGTGGGCGCCCCCTTCGATGCCATCGTCTGCCGGCTGGTGCTGATGTTCCAGCCGGACCCGGTGTCCTTCGTGCGCCGCATGGCGGAGCACCTGCGCCCCGGCGGCGTGATGGCGCTGCATGAGCTGGAGCTGGCGGCCATGGGCTTGATGCACCCGAAGCTCCCCCTGTTCACCCGCATCTGGAACTGGATGCTGCCCACCTGCGAACGCGTGGGCATCAAGGTCCACATGGGCCTGGAGCTCGTGTCCACGCTGCGCAGGGCCGGGCTGGTGGTGGATGACGGCGTGGTGGGCGGACGGCTGGGCGTGACGCCGGACGCGGAGCCCACGCACGCCCTGGTGGAGACCGTGCGCACGCTCCTGCCCCACATGGAGCGGCTGGGCGTGGCGCTGGCCATGGAGGTGGACATCGACACGCTGGTCGCCCGCCTCACCGCCGAGCTGCACTCCCACGGCGCCGTCCTGGTGCCCAGCCTCATGGTGGGCGTCTGGGGCCACCGTCCAGGCCCCACCTAG